A window from Sphingopyxis alaskensis RB2256 encodes these proteins:
- a CDS encoding SRPBCC family protein has protein sequence MELKFRVAARIAKPIDEVFEAVADPAKLSAYFTTGGAKGRLETGATVTWDFHDYPGAFPVYVIEVVKDERIVLEWQASEGEAPNVEGGELADADYRTRVTMSFKALDDGRTLVEISEEGWRENQAALSASYGNCQGWAQMLCALKAWIEHGINLRADMYK, from the coding sequence ATGGAACTGAAATTCAGGGTCGCGGCGCGGATCGCCAAGCCGATCGACGAGGTGTTCGAGGCGGTCGCCGACCCCGCAAAGCTGTCGGCTTATTTCACCACCGGGGGCGCGAAGGGACGGCTGGAAACCGGCGCGACGGTGACATGGGATTTCCACGACTATCCCGGCGCCTTTCCGGTTTATGTGATCGAAGTGGTGAAGGACGAACGCATCGTCCTCGAATGGCAGGCGAGCGAGGGCGAGGCGCCGAATGTCGAGGGCGGCGAGCTGGCCGACGCCGATTACCGCACGCGCGTGACGATGAGCTTCAAGGCGCTCGACGACGGACGCACGCTGGTCGAGATTTCCGAAGAGGGCTGGCGCGAAAATCAGGCGGCGCTCAGCGCTTCCTATGGCAATTGCCAGGGCTGGGCGCAGATGCTCTGTGCGCTGAAGGCATGGATCGAGCACGGCATCAATTTGCGCGCCGACATGTATAAATAG
- a CDS encoding MATE family efflux transporter yields the protein MLHQPTSAAAHRAQGFRDEFRATLALAWPLVLTNLTMSLIGATDVLMVGRLGPTELAASSLGFNLAMLLGIFGMGLVMGASPLMASEIGRRANSVRDIRRTFRQTLWLVAIVAVPMLAILWNTGAILDLLGQDRALAALAQDYVRAYMWSIPLFLATLAFRNFLAALERPMWSLVVGVVGVLGNILFNYALIFGKFGMPALGIVGAGVGSVLTNMVMLLLMVGVVYRDRQFRRYHLLGRWWRSDWPRFAQMTRIGTPIAVSHAFEAGVFSAAVMLMGWISTAAVAAHAVALQLASLTFMVPMGLAQAATVRVGIGHGRADAHHIRRAGWTSFAMGTGFMAAMAIIMLAIPGTLAGLFIDRTNPANAEVAELAVSFLVIAALFQVADGAQVVAQGMLRGLHDTFVPMLFALFGYWVIGIGVGAWLAFERGWGGVGIWTGLATGLSIVAVLMLTRWMQRERLGLVRQTAPLRESVAAPI from the coding sequence ATGCTGCACCAGCCGACCTCCGCCGCCGCGCATCGTGCGCAGGGATTTCGCGACGAGTTTCGCGCGACGCTGGCGCTTGCCTGGCCGCTGGTGCTCACCAACCTGACGATGTCGCTGATCGGCGCGACCGACGTGCTGATGGTCGGGCGGCTGGGGCCGACCGAGCTCGCGGCCTCGTCGCTCGGCTTCAACCTTGCGATGCTGCTCGGCATCTTCGGCATGGGGCTGGTGATGGGGGCATCGCCGCTGATGGCGAGCGAGATCGGGCGCCGCGCCAATTCGGTGCGCGACATCCGGCGCACCTTTCGTCAGACGCTGTGGCTCGTCGCCATCGTCGCGGTGCCGATGCTCGCCATCCTCTGGAACACCGGCGCGATCCTGGACCTGCTCGGACAGGACCGGGCGCTGGCGGCGCTCGCGCAGGATTATGTGCGCGCCTATATGTGGTCGATCCCGCTGTTCCTTGCGACGCTGGCGTTCCGCAACTTCCTTGCGGCGCTCGAACGGCCGATGTGGTCGCTGGTCGTCGGGGTCGTCGGGGTGCTCGGCAATATCCTGTTCAACTATGCGCTGATCTTCGGCAAGTTCGGGATGCCCGCGCTCGGCATCGTCGGCGCGGGTGTCGGCAGCGTGCTGACCAATATGGTGATGCTGCTGCTGATGGTCGGCGTCGTATATCGCGACCGGCAGTTCCGCCGCTATCACCTGCTCGGTCGCTGGTGGCGCAGCGACTGGCCGCGCTTTGCCCAGATGACGCGCATCGGCACCCCCATCGCCGTCAGCCATGCGTTCGAGGCCGGGGTCTTTTCGGCGGCGGTCATGCTGATGGGCTGGATCTCGACCGCCGCGGTCGCGGCGCACGCGGTCGCGCTGCAACTTGCCTCGCTGACCTTCATGGTGCCGATGGGGCTCGCGCAGGCGGCGACGGTGCGCGTCGGCATCGGCCATGGCCGCGCCGATGCCCATCATATCCGCCGTGCGGGCTGGACGAGTTTCGCCATGGGCACGGGTTTCATGGCGGCGATGGCGATCATCATGCTGGCAATCCCCGGAACGCTCGCCGGCCTGTTCATCGACCGCACCAACCCCGCCAATGCCGAAGTCGCCGAACTGGCGGTCAGCTTCCTGGTCATCGCGGCGCTTTTTCAGGTCGCCGATGGCGCGCAGGTGGTGGCGCAGGGGATGCTGCGCGGCCTGCACGACACCTTTGTCCCGATGCTGTTCGCGCTTTTCGGTTACTGGGTGATCGGCATCGGTGTCGGCGCCTGGCTGGCGTTCGAGCGCGGCTGGGGCGGGGTGGGCATATGGACCGGCCTTGCCACCGGCCTCTCCATTGTGGCGGTGTTGATGCTCACCCGCTGGATGCAGCGCGAACGGCTGGGGCTGGTGCGTCAGACGGCACCCTTGCGCGAGAGTGTTGCAGCCCCCATCTGA
- a CDS encoding asparaginase domain-containing protein, protein MIDIFTTGGTIDKVYFDALSEFQIGPAAIPDMLRENNVLVPHRVTQLMRKDSLELTDADREAIRAAVAASDAARILVTHGTDTMVVTGRVLAGIEGKTIVLTGAMQPASVRASDAEFNVGFALAAAQTLPPGVYVAMNGMIFDPQRTVKDRAGGRFVQEG, encoded by the coding sequence ATGATCGACATTTTCACCACCGGCGGAACGATCGACAAGGTCTATTTCGACGCGCTGAGCGAGTTTCAGATCGGCCCCGCGGCGATCCCCGACATGCTGCGCGAAAATAATGTCCTTGTGCCGCACCGCGTCACGCAGCTGATGCGCAAGGACAGCCTCGAACTGACCGATGCCGACCGCGAGGCGATCCGCGCCGCGGTCGCCGCGAGCGATGCGGCGCGTATCCTCGTCACGCACGGCACTGACACGATGGTCGTCACCGGCCGTGTTCTCGCGGGCATCGAAGGCAAGACGATCGTGCTGACGGGGGCGATGCAGCCCGCGTCGGTGCGCGCGAGCGACGCCGAGTTCAACGTCGGCTTTGCGCTGGCGGCGGCGCAGACGCTGCCACCCGGTGTCTATGTCGCGATGAACGGGATGATCTTCGACCCCCAGCGGACGGTGAAGGACCGCGCGGGGGGGCGGTTCGTGCAGGAAGGCTGA
- a CDS encoding PilZ domain-containing protein, whose protein sequence is MTTPRLPLPRRHERTRVAIDVTVNGVLNFVEGRITDLSEGGARIDGASMPARSRCEIHYGGQVVYAVVMWSEVDRMGVRFPYELTHGPLYNALDRARVAALIDPAQIFHGRRTVTFGRRGLN, encoded by the coding sequence ATGACGACTCCTCGCTTGCCCCTGCCGCGCCGCCACGAGCGCACCCGCGTCGCCATCGACGTCACCGTCAATGGCGTGCTGAACTTTGTCGAAGGCCGCATCACCGACCTGTCGGAGGGCGGCGCGCGAATCGACGGCGCCTCGATGCCCGCGCGCTCGCGCTGCGAAATCCATTATGGCGGGCAGGTCGTCTATGCCGTCGTAATGTGGTCGGAGGTCGACCGCATGGGCGTGCGCTTTCCCTATGAGCTGACCCACGGCCCGCTCTACAACGCGCTCGATCGCGCACGCGTCGCGGCGTTGATCGACCCCGCGCAGATTTTCCACGGCCGACGCACCGTCACCTTCGGCCGCCGCGGGTTGAACTGA
- a CDS encoding alpha/beta fold hydrolase has protein sequence MTIDPQFFEARDGVRLAWRETGEGRPVVLLHGLFSSGEVNWIKFGTAARIAAEGYRVIMPDLRVHGSSDAPHDAQHYPPDVLVRDVEDLVAHLGLVDFDLGGFSLGARTSVRAVVAGMKPRRLILGGMGLAGLAGWQRRGAFFRRAIAEYETAKRGDDTWLSIQFMKTMKVDRIAAGHLLESFTDTPPEALAALTMPVLVVCGEQDQDNGSAEELVAVLADARLATIPGTHMSSVTEPALGEAIAAFLTA, from the coding sequence ATGACGATCGACCCCCAATTTTTCGAGGCGCGCGACGGCGTGCGGCTGGCGTGGCGTGAAACGGGGGAAGGCCGGCCGGTCGTGCTGCTCCATGGCCTGTTTTCGAGCGGCGAGGTCAATTGGATCAAGTTCGGCACCGCGGCGCGCATCGCGGCCGAGGGCTATCGCGTCATCATGCCCGACCTGCGCGTCCATGGGTCGAGCGACGCGCCGCACGACGCGCAGCATTATCCGCCCGACGTGCTGGTCCGCGACGTGGAGGATCTGGTGGCGCATCTGGGCCTCGTCGATTTCGACCTCGGCGGCTTCTCGCTCGGCGCGCGGACCAGCGTGCGTGCGGTCGTCGCGGGGATGAAGCCGCGGCGCCTGATTCTGGGCGGCATGGGGCTGGCGGGGCTCGCCGGCTGGCAGCGGCGCGGGGCGTTTTTCCGGCGCGCAATCGCCGAATATGAAACGGCGAAGCGCGGCGACGACACCTGGCTGTCGATCCAGTTCATGAAGACGATGAAGGTCGATCGCATCGCCGCGGGGCATTTGCTGGAAAGCTTTACCGACACGCCGCCCGAGGCGCTGGCGGCGCTGACGATGCCGGTGCTTGTCGTCTGCGGCGAGCAGGATCAGGACAATGGATCGGCCGAGGAGCTGGTCGCGGTGCTGGCCGATGCGCGGCTCGCGACGATTCCGGGGACGCACATGTCGAGCGTGACCGAGCCGGCGCTGGGTGAGGCGATCGCGGCCTTCCTGACGGCTTGA
- a CDS encoding ArsR/SmtB family transcription factor, whose product MSIHDEYDAVFKALASPVRRQMLDDLRDQPLTTGALCTHFADIDRCTVMQHLKVLEEAGLVIAERRGRERWNHLNAMPIQDIHDRWIGPHAAAASARLARFKQAVEADKA is encoded by the coding sequence ATGTCAATTCACGACGAATATGATGCGGTTTTCAAGGCGCTGGCCTCGCCCGTGCGGCGACAGATGTTGGATGATCTCCGCGATCAGCCGCTGACCACGGGCGCGCTCTGCACCCATTTCGCCGACATCGACCGCTGCACGGTAATGCAGCATCTCAAAGTGCTGGAGGAAGCCGGACTGGTGATTGCCGAGCGCCGCGGCCGCGAACGCTGGAACCATCTCAACGCGATGCCGATCCAGGACATCCACGACCGCTGGATCGGCCCCCATGCCGCCGCGGCCTCGGCCCGGCTCGCGCGGTTCAAACAGGCGGTGGAGGCGGACAAGGCGTAG
- a CDS encoding ATP-binding protein has product MKTSIEIGTDAAGQDVRIDVQELLATRLLVQGNSGSGKSHLLRRILEESAALVQQIVIDPEGDFVTLADAFSHVVINGGDYDEREIAAMGARIREHRASIVLSLESLDIEAQMTCAAAFLNALFDAPREHWFPALVVVDEAQMFAPSASGDVSDTVRRASLSAMTNLMCRGRKRGLAGAIATQRLAKLAKNVAAEASNFLMGRTFLDIDMARAADLLGMERRQAEAIRDLERGHFLGLGPAISRRPLAIRIGATRTATRMGTHSLMPLPVADGADMRSMLFAEEEAPAAPRAVAVEPEPEPVAAGELLERIAASEPLHADAAAPPVLDIVEAAAEAEEADAVVIATLQAMLDDPDSGFQSEAMLFQDFSVRCRMAKLRKVPLDLAAFRRRFALAKGGVFDPSEPRWRGALAVADRLPDDMVAPFLQIARAAMEGAPCPDDEALGRAYGSRSPGRIRRLIDYMEKQGAIVVRADFGGRRSIGIPELGLSTEAE; this is encoded by the coding sequence GTGAAGACCAGCATCGAGATCGGAACCGACGCGGCGGGGCAGGATGTGCGTATCGACGTGCAGGAATTGCTCGCGACGCGCCTGCTCGTCCAGGGCAATTCGGGGTCGGGCAAGTCGCACCTGTTGCGCCGCATCCTCGAGGAAAGCGCGGCGCTGGTGCAGCAGATCGTGATCGATCCCGAGGGCGATTTCGTGACGCTCGCCGACGCCTTCAGCCATGTCGTCATCAACGGCGGCGATTATGACGAGCGCGAGATTGCGGCGATGGGCGCGCGCATCCGCGAACATCGTGCGTCGATCGTGCTCAGCCTCGAATCGCTCGACATCGAGGCGCAGATGACCTGCGCCGCGGCGTTTCTCAACGCGCTGTTCGACGCGCCGCGCGAACATTGGTTTCCCGCGCTGGTGGTGGTCGACGAGGCGCAGATGTTCGCGCCGTCGGCGTCGGGCGATGTGTCCGACACCGTGCGCCGCGCGAGCCTGTCCGCGATGACCAACCTGATGTGCCGGGGGCGGAAACGGGGGCTGGCGGGCGCGATCGCGACACAGCGGCTGGCGAAGCTCGCCAAGAATGTCGCCGCCGAGGCGAGCAATTTCCTGATGGGGCGCACCTTCCTCGACATCGACATGGCGCGCGCCGCCGACCTGCTCGGCATGGAGCGGCGGCAGGCCGAGGCGATCCGCGATCTGGAGCGCGGGCATTTCCTGGGGCTGGGCCCCGCGATCTCGCGCCGCCCGCTGGCGATCCGCATCGGCGCGACGCGCACGGCGACGCGGATGGGGACGCACAGTCTGATGCCGCTGCCGGTCGCGGACGGCGCCGACATGCGCTCGATGCTCTTTGCCGAGGAGGAGGCGCCCGCCGCGCCGCGTGCTGTCGCGGTCGAACCCGAACCCGAACCCGTCGCGGCGGGCGAGCTGCTCGAACGGATCGCGGCGAGCGAACCGCTGCACGCCGATGCCGCTGCGCCGCCCGTGCTCGACATCGTCGAAGCGGCGGCGGAGGCCGAGGAGGCCGACGCGGTGGTGATCGCGACTTTGCAGGCGATGCTGGACGATCCCGACAGCGGCTTCCAGAGCGAGGCGATGCTGTTTCAGGATTTTTCGGTGCGCTGCCGGATGGCGAAGCTTCGGAAGGTGCCGCTCGACCTTGCCGCCTTTCGCCGCCGCTTCGCGTTGGCGAAGGGCGGCGTGTTCGACCCCTCCGAGCCGCGGTGGCGGGGCGCGCTCGCCGTCGCTGACCGCCTGCCCGACGATATGGTCGCGCCCTTCCTGCAGATCGCGCGCGCCGCGATGGAGGGCGCGCCGTGCCCCGACGACGAGGCGCTTGGCCGCGCCTATGGCAGCCGTTCGCCAGGGCGCATCCGGCGCCTGATCGACTATATGGAAAAACAGGGGGCGATTGTTGTGCGCGCCGACTTCGGCGGGCGGCGGTCGATCGGGATTCCCGAACTGGGGCTCAGCACCGAGGCGGAATAG
- a CDS encoding lysine--tRNA ligase — MTDLHLHPSLREAAQTSRAWPFEEARKLVKRYPEGKPGGAPVLFETGYGPSGLPHIGTFNEVLRTTMVRRAYETLTGGAPTRLVAFSDDMDGLRKVPDNVPNGAMLREHLGRPLTAIPDPFGKYESFAHHNNAMLREFLDRFGFDYEFVSSTERYTSGAFDEALKNVLRHNQDILDIMLPTLRAERAATYSPVLPVSPKSGIVLQVPVTVVDAEAGLVSFEDEGETITHSILRGGAKLQWKVDWAMRWVALGVDYEMYGKDLTDSGVQSGKIARALGGRKPEGLIYEMFLDEKGEKISKSKGNGLSMEEWLTYGSEESLAFYAYREPKAAKQLHIGVVPKAVDEYLQMRGTYPAQEPDKRLGNPVHHVHVARGQDVPETVLPVTYGLLLNLVGVMGADASKEQIWRYLGQYVAGADAATYPELDRLIDNAMAYNRDFVAPTLQRRKPAGGEVAALRELDARLAALPADASADDIQNIVYEIGKDEAHGFDNLRDWFRALYETLLGSSAGPRMGSFIALFGVENTRRLIAEALA, encoded by the coding sequence ATGACCGACCTGCATCTTCATCCGTCGCTGCGCGAGGCTGCGCAAACGTCCAGGGCCTGGCCGTTCGAGGAAGCGCGCAAGCTGGTCAAACGCTATCCCGAAGGCAAGCCGGGCGGCGCGCCTGTGCTGTTCGAGACCGGCTATGGCCCGTCGGGCTTGCCGCATATCGGCACCTTCAACGAAGTGCTGCGCACGACGATGGTGCGGCGCGCCTATGAGACGCTGACCGGCGGCGCGCCGACGCGGCTCGTCGCGTTCAGCGACGATATGGACGGCCTGAGGAAGGTGCCCGACAATGTGCCGAACGGCGCCATGCTGCGCGAGCATCTGGGGCGGCCGCTGACCGCGATCCCCGACCCGTTCGGCAAATATGAGAGCTTTGCGCATCACAATAATGCGATGCTGCGCGAGTTCCTCGACCGCTTCGGTTTCGATTACGAGTTCGTCAGCTCGACCGAACGCTACACATCGGGCGCGTTCGACGAGGCGCTGAAGAATGTCCTGCGCCACAATCAGGACATACTCGACATCATGCTGCCGACGCTGCGCGCCGAGCGCGCCGCGACCTATTCGCCGGTGCTGCCGGTGAGCCCGAAGTCGGGCATCGTGTTGCAGGTGCCGGTCACCGTCGTCGATGCCGAGGCGGGCCTCGTGTCGTTCGAGGATGAAGGGGAGACGATCACCCATTCGATCCTGCGCGGCGGCGCCAAGCTCCAGTGGAAGGTCGACTGGGCGATGCGCTGGGTCGCGCTGGGCGTCGATTATGAAATGTACGGCAAGGATCTGACCGACAGCGGCGTCCAGTCGGGCAAGATCGCCAGGGCGCTCGGCGGGCGCAAGCCCGAGGGGCTGATCTATGAGATGTTCCTCGACGAAAAGGGCGAGAAGATTTCGAAGTCGAAGGGCAATGGCCTGTCGATGGAGGAATGGCTGACCTATGGCAGCGAGGAAAGCCTGGCCTTTTACGCCTATCGCGAGCCCAAGGCGGCGAAGCAGCTGCATATCGGCGTGGTGCCGAAAGCGGTCGACGAATATCTGCAGATGCGCGGCACCTATCCGGCGCAGGAGCCCGACAAGAGGCTGGGCAACCCCGTGCATCATGTCCATGTCGCGCGCGGTCAGGATGTGCCGGAGACGGTGTTGCCGGTGACATATGGCCTGCTGCTCAACCTCGTCGGGGTGATGGGCGCCGATGCGTCGAAGGAGCAGATCTGGCGCTACCTCGGTCAATATGTCGCGGGAGCCGATGCGGCGACCTATCCCGAGCTCGACCGGTTGATCGACAATGCGATGGCGTATAACCGCGATTTCGTCGCGCCGACCTTGCAGCGCCGCAAGCCCGCGGGCGGCGAGGTCGCGGCGCTGCGCGAGCTCGATGCGCGGCTCGCCGCGCTGCCCGCCGACGCCTCGGCCGACGACATCCAGAATATCGTCTATGAAATCGGCAAGGACGAGGCGCACGGCTTCGACAATCTGCGCGACTGGTTCAGGGCGCTGTACGAGACGCTGCTGGGATCGAGTGCGGGTCCGCGTATGGGCAGCTTTATCGCGCTGTTCGGGGTGGAGAATACGCGGCGGCTGATCGCGGAAGCGCTGGCGTGA
- a CDS encoding M2 family metallopeptidase — MKAMISTLSLALSLAVASPAFAQAAPAATPAAAPTAAEAEAFIAAAEKDLFDYTVEAAQVNWVNATYITEDTDAMAARINAVGTEKAVKYALEAAKYSDVPGLSAETKRKLNILRTGLVLPAPTTPGAATELNRIATDLQSQYGKGRGTLNGKEIAGSDIEAEMGNLERTPVELAEMWTSWHDNVGAPMKQDYARMVAIANAGAKELGFADTGAMWRSGYDMPPEEFARLTEKIWQDMKPLYVALHTYVRWKLNEKYGDAVQPKTGPIRADLLGNMWAQEWGNIYPLVAPPGTGDLGYDIGELLAAQGKTPLDMVKIGENFYSSLGMAPLPDTFWKRSMFTKPADREVVCHASAWNIDNKDDIRIKMCIKVNADDFVTIHHELGHNYYQRAYNQQPFLYLNGANDGFHEAIGDFVALSITPQYLVDIGLLDKAKVPSADKDIGLLLRQAMDKVAFLPFGLLIDRWRWGVFDGTIQPADYNKAWTEMRTRYQGIVPPAARPADAFDAGAKYHIPGNTPYTRYFLARILQFQFYEAACRQAGWKGPLHRCSFYGNREVGAKLNAMLEMGASKPWPDALEAFTGKREMSGKAMADYFAPLKKWLDEQNKGKPQGW; from the coding sequence ATGAAAGCCATGATCTCGACGCTGTCGCTTGCCCTGTCGCTCGCGGTGGCGAGCCCCGCCTTTGCGCAGGCGGCGCCCGCCGCGACTCCCGCCGCCGCCCCCACCGCCGCCGAGGCCGAAGCCTTTATCGCCGCGGCGGAGAAAGACCTGTTCGACTATACCGTCGAGGCCGCCCAAGTGAACTGGGTCAATGCCACCTATATCACCGAGGACACCGACGCGATGGCGGCGCGGATCAACGCGGTCGGCACCGAAAAGGCGGTGAAATATGCACTGGAAGCCGCGAAATATAGCGATGTTCCGGGGCTGAGCGCCGAAACGAAGCGCAAGCTCAACATCCTGCGCACGGGCCTCGTGCTGCCCGCGCCGACGACGCCGGGCGCCGCGACCGAACTCAACCGGATCGCGACCGACCTGCAGTCGCAATATGGCAAGGGCCGCGGCACGCTGAACGGCAAGGAAATCGCCGGTTCGGATATCGAGGCGGAGATGGGCAATCTGGAACGCACCCCTGTCGAACTCGCCGAAATGTGGACGAGCTGGCACGACAATGTCGGCGCGCCGATGAAGCAGGATTATGCCCGCATGGTCGCCATCGCCAACGCGGGCGCGAAGGAACTGGGCTTTGCCGACACCGGTGCGATGTGGCGGTCGGGCTATGACATGCCGCCCGAAGAGTTTGCCAGGCTGACCGAAAAAATCTGGCAGGACATGAAGCCGCTCTATGTCGCGCTCCACACCTATGTCCGCTGGAAGCTCAACGAGAAATATGGCGACGCGGTGCAGCCCAAGACGGGACCGATCCGCGCCGACCTGCTCGGCAATATGTGGGCGCAGGAATGGGGCAATATCTATCCGCTCGTCGCGCCGCCGGGAACGGGCGATCTGGGCTATGATATCGGCGAGCTGCTCGCGGCGCAGGGCAAGACGCCGCTCGACATGGTCAAGATCGGCGAGAATTTCTATTCGTCGCTGGGCATGGCGCCGCTGCCCGATACATTCTGGAAGCGGAGCATGTTCACCAAGCCCGCCGACCGCGAAGTCGTCTGCCACGCCTCGGCGTGGAACATCGACAACAAGGACGATATTCGCATCAAGATGTGCATCAAGGTGAATGCCGACGATTTCGTCACCATCCACCACGAGCTGGGCCACAATTATTACCAGCGCGCCTATAACCAGCAGCCGTTCCTGTATCTGAACGGCGCCAACGATGGCTTTCACGAAGCGATCGGCGATTTTGTCGCGCTGTCGATCACGCCGCAATATCTGGTCGACATCGGCCTGCTCGACAAGGCGAAGGTGCCGAGCGCCGACAAGGACATCGGCCTCCTGCTGCGGCAGGCGATGGACAAGGTCGCCTTCCTGCCGTTCGGCCTGCTCATCGACCGCTGGCGCTGGGGCGTGTTCGACGGGACGATCCAGCCCGCCGATTACAACAAGGCGTGGACCGAGATGCGCACCCGATATCAGGGCATCGTTCCCCCGGCGGCCCGCCCCGCCGATGCATTCGATGCGGGGGCGAAATATCACATTCCTGGCAACACCCCCTATACGCGCTATTTCCTCGCGCGCATCCTGCAGTTCCAGTTTTACGAGGCGGCGTGCAGGCAGGCGGGGTGGAAGGGGCCGCTTCACCGCTGTTCCTTCTATGGCAACAGGGAGGTCGGCGCGAAGCTCAACGCGATGCTGGAGATGGGGGCGTCGAAGCCGTGGCCCGATGCGCTCGAAGCCTTCACCGGCAAGCGCGAGATGTCGGGCAAGGCGATGGCCGATTATTTCGCACCGCTGAAAAAATGGCTCGACGAGCAGAACAAGGGCAAGCCGCAGGGGTGGTGA
- a CDS encoding fatty acid desaturase family protein — protein MPAVRLFPPDRFFDRAQWSAITRPSSWRGIWLVAHAWIVSVALVGLAAWLQNPLAWLVAVIFVGGRQLGLAILMHEGAHGALHPSRRLNNFLGQWLAGAAVGSDLIAYRTYHLQHHKYTQQPEDPDLALSKPFPTTRASLWRKVVRDLSGQTFVKQRMAQFGFALVGLKAMLRGEAVQKVGASTRAGTPFNKQSDDGMTSPTIDVAGAMAVTRAVGRFLLVQAVLLGASLALYGWTPYLLWLAGLATTFQLYLRIRNIAEHACTTTGSDDPFTHARTTHAGWLARATVAPYWVNYHAEHHLFMGVPCYRLPQVHAALGRAGKHDSMTIAPSYAAVLRQVTAAG, from the coding sequence ATGCCTGCCGTCCGCCTCTTTCCGCCCGACCGCTTTTTCGACCGTGCGCAATGGTCGGCGATCACGCGCCCGTCGTCCTGGCGCGGAATCTGGCTGGTTGCGCACGCCTGGATCGTCAGCGTCGCGCTCGTCGGCCTTGCCGCCTGGTTGCAGAATCCGCTCGCGTGGCTGGTTGCGGTGATCTTTGTCGGCGGCCGCCAGCTTGGCCTTGCGATCCTGATGCACGAAGGCGCGCACGGGGCGCTGCATCCCAGCCGCAGGCTCAACAATTTCCTCGGCCAGTGGCTGGCGGGCGCCGCGGTCGGATCAGACCTCATCGCCTATCGCACCTATCATCTCCAGCACCATAAATATACGCAGCAGCCCGAAGACCCCGACCTCGCGCTGTCAAAGCCCTTTCCCACCACGCGCGCGAGCCTGTGGCGCAAGGTCGTGCGCGACCTCAGCGGGCAGACTTTCGTCAAGCAGCGTATGGCGCAGTTCGGTTTCGCGCTGGTCGGACTGAAAGCGATGCTGCGCGGCGAGGCGGTGCAAAAGGTCGGCGCGAGCACCAGGGCGGGCACGCCGTTCAACAAGCAGTCGGACGATGGCATGACGTCACCGACGATCGACGTCGCGGGCGCGATGGCGGTGACGCGCGCGGTCGGGCGCTTCCTTCTCGTTCAGGCGGTGCTGCTCGGTGCCTCGCTCGCGCTATATGGCTGGACACCCTACCTGCTCTGGCTGGCCGGATTGGCGACGACTTTCCAGCTTTACCTGCGCATCCGCAACATCGCCGAACATGCCTGCACGACGACCGGCAGCGACGATCCCTTCACCCATGCGCGCACCACCCACGCGGGCTGGCTCGCGCGCGCGACGGTTGCTCCATATTGGGTGAATTATCACGCCGAACATCATCTGTTCATGGGCGTGCCCTGCTATCGCCTGCCACAGGTTCACGCCGCGCTGGGGCGTGCGGGCAAGCATGATTCGATGACCATCGCGCCCAGCTATGCCGCGGTCCTGCGACAGGTCACGGCGGCGGGCTGA